One segment of Deltaproteobacteria bacterium DNA contains the following:
- a CDS encoding OmpH family outer membrane protein: MRFIIYSIILFACMCTAVNAETKIGFVDMKAVIAKSEPGIKAMDSLKSQFKDMKSNLDAQKKSLDTLKEDLQKQAMMLSQEAKLEKENQYRRKIRDFQDMGQSYQRKLQQAEQNLSKPIIEKLLTILQDYGKRNGYTAIFDKQGSAIMYHEASTDLTDAIISELNKAMRGK, translated from the coding sequence ATGCGTTTCATCATTTACAGCATTATTCTGTTCGCGTGCATGTGCACGGCGGTCAACGCGGAAACAAAAATCGGCTTCGTGGACATGAAGGCAGTTATTGCCAAATCCGAGCCGGGCATCAAGGCCATGGATTCGCTCAAATCCCAGTTCAAGGACATGAAAAGCAACCTGGACGCCCAAAAGAAATCCTTGGATACACTCAAGGAGGATTTGCAAAAACAGGCCATGATGCTCAGCCAGGAAGCCAAGCTGGAAAAAGAGAACCAATACAGACGCAAAATCCGGGATTTCCAGGACATGGGGCAAAGCTATCAGCGCAAGCTGCAACAAGCGGAACAAAATCTGTCAAAACCCATTATCGAAAAATTACTCACCATCTTGCAGGATTATGGCAAGAGAAACGGGTACACCGCCATCTTTGACAAACAGGGCAGCGCGATCATGTATCACGAAGCCAGCACGGACCTGACCGACGCGATCATTTCGGAACTCAACAAGGCCATGCGCGGCAAATAG
- the lpxD gene encoding UDP-3-O-(3-hydroxymyristoyl)glucosamine N-acyltransferase codes for MLLSDIATTLGLRLKGLDTEITGVNTLADATSSELSFLANPKYASQLASTQAAAVILDEAQSNQVATALVSHAPYLDFARCVQLFAKPQGSFTGQSEMASIHAEASVHDTATVYPFATVGRGAVIGANVQLFSGVYVGENCSVGDDTIVYPNCVLMAGTQVGKRVIVHAGAVLGSDGFGFAQADAGMTKFPQIGRTVIEDDVEIGANTTIDRAALGETRVGRGTKIDNLVQLGHNVRVGQNCLLVSQVGIAGSTTLGDGVILAGQVGVAGHIHLGDGCRIGAKSGIGQDVPAGQDMSGIPIMPHGTFLRSSAILPKLPDMRRRLSKLEKELAALQQHIANSGQSS; via the coding sequence ATGCTCCTCTCCGACATCGCGACAACCCTTGGCCTGCGCCTCAAGGGGCTGGATACCGAGATCACCGGCGTCAACACCCTGGCCGACGCCACGTCCTCGGAACTGTCCTTTCTGGCCAACCCCAAATACGCCAGCCAGCTCGCGTCTACCCAAGCGGCGGCGGTCATCCTCGATGAAGCCCAGTCCAATCAGGTCGCCACGGCCCTGGTCAGCCATGCTCCATATCTGGATTTCGCGCGCTGCGTGCAGCTTTTCGCCAAACCGCAGGGTAGCTTTACCGGACAAAGCGAAATGGCGTCCATCCACGCCGAGGCGTCGGTCCACGACACTGCCACCGTGTACCCGTTCGCGACCGTTGGCCGGGGCGCTGTCATCGGAGCCAACGTCCAGCTCTTCAGCGGCGTTTATGTTGGCGAAAACTGCAGCGTCGGGGATGACACCATCGTTTACCCCAACTGTGTTCTCATGGCCGGAACACAGGTCGGCAAAAGGGTTATCGTGCACGCCGGCGCGGTTCTCGGCAGCGACGGTTTTGGTTTCGCCCAGGCCGATGCCGGCATGACCAAATTCCCGCAAATTGGACGGACCGTCATCGAGGACGATGTCGAAATCGGCGCCAACACGACCATCGACCGTGCGGCCCTAGGCGAAACGCGGGTTGGTCGGGGCACGAAAATCGATAATTTGGTACAACTTGGACACAATGTACGCGTCGGGCAAAACTGCCTCCTTGTATCCCAGGTGGGCATTGCTGGCTCGACAACCCTGGGCGATGGAGTCATCCTGGCCGGCCAGGTTGGCGTGGCCGGCCATATCCATCTGGGCGATGGATGCCGTATCGGCGCCAAATCCGGTATTGGCCAGGATGTTCCCGCTGGTCAGGACATGAGTGGCATCCCGATCATGCCGCACGGCACCTTCCTGCGCAGCTCGGCCATTCTGCCCAAGCTCCCGGACATGCGACGCAGACTGTCCAAACTCGAAAAGGAACTGGCCGCGCTTCAACAACACATCGCCAACTCAGGACAATCGTCATGA
- the fabZ gene encoding 3-hydroxyacyl-ACP dehydratase FabZ: protein MITKPESGEIVSRDILDLLPHRYPFLMVDRVLAFEPMKSIHAIKSVTINEPFFQGHFPAYPVMPGVLILEALAQAGGILVIKSLPPEETTGKIFLFTGMEKVRLRRPVFPGDQLHLHVNHERHKLGMWKTSAKALVNDKVVAEGILTASIVAREA, encoded by the coding sequence ATGATCACCAAACCCGAATCCGGCGAAATCGTCAGCCGCGACATCCTGGATCTTTTACCCCATCGCTACCCATTCCTGATGGTTGATCGCGTCTTGGCGTTCGAGCCCATGAAATCCATTCATGCCATAAAAAGCGTGACCATCAACGAGCCGTTTTTCCAAGGACATTTTCCAGCGTATCCGGTCATGCCCGGGGTGCTTATCCTCGAAGCCCTGGCCCAGGCCGGAGGTATCCTGGTCATCAAAAGCCTGCCACCCGAGGAAACAACGGGCAAAATCTTTCTTTTCACCGGCATGGAAAAGGTGCGTTTGCGCCGACCCGTGTTTCCCGGAGACCAACTCCATCTCCATGTCAACCATGAACGTCATAAACTGGGCATGTGGAAGACCAGCGCCAAGGCCCTTGTCAACGACAAGGTCGTGGCCGAGGGCATCCTCACCGCCTCCATTGTCGCGAGAGAAGCTTGA
- a CDS encoding acyl-ACP--UDP-N-acetylglucosamine O-acyltransferase — MSVTIHPTAIVASQATLGVEVIVGPYAIIEGQVQIGDGTRIDAGAQIKRNTTLGAHNHVHSMACVGGEPQDLKFHGEISSLIIGDRNKIREFSTIHRGTEGGGGITRVGSDNLMMAYSHIAHDCLIGDSNVLANAATLAGHVTIGSDVVIGGLSAVHQFVTIGDFAFIGGKTGVPQDVPPFMLAVGERATLRGLNLIGLRRHGFSSEEIHALKSTYKLIWRSNQERNEVIQQVETELGHFPQVMKLLEFIRASKRGTISPERI, encoded by the coding sequence ATGAGCGTTACCATCCACCCCACCGCCATTGTTGCCTCGCAAGCCACTCTCGGGGTCGAGGTGATCGTTGGCCCCTATGCCATCATCGAGGGCCAGGTCCAGATCGGTGACGGCACCAGGATTGACGCCGGAGCACAGATCAAGCGCAATACAACCCTCGGAGCACACAACCACGTCCATTCCATGGCCTGTGTCGGAGGGGAGCCCCAGGATCTCAAATTCCATGGTGAAATCTCGTCGCTGATCATCGGGGACCGAAACAAAATCCGGGAGTTCTCGACCATCCATCGTGGTACCGAAGGCGGCGGTGGCATCACCCGGGTCGGTTCGGATAATTTAATGATGGCATACTCGCACATCGCCCACGACTGTCTGATCGGTGACTCCAACGTGCTGGCCAATGCCGCGACCCTGGCCGGGCATGTGACCATCGGCAGCGATGTCGTCATTGGCGGCCTCTCCGCCGTGCACCAGTTTGTCACCATCGGAGACTTTGCCTTCATCGGAGGCAAAACCGGCGTGCCCCAGGACGTTCCCCCGTTCATGCTCGCGGTTGGAGAACGCGCCACCCTGCGCGGACTCAACCTTATTGGCTTGCGCAGACATGGTTTTTCCTCCGAGGAAATCCACGCCCTGAAATCGACCTATAAATTGATCTGGCGCTCCAATCAGGAACGAAACGAGGTCATCCAACAGGTGGAAACGGAACTCGGACACTTCCCACAGGTCATGAAACTGCTCGAATTCATCCGCGCCAGCAAACGCGGCACCATCTCGCCCGAACGCATCTAG
- a CDS encoding LpxI family protein has protein sequence MPTTLGVIAGGGTFPHTVAQTAHARGFRVVGVGFPSDTRPDFPSQCDAFSWLKLGQLGRLIDFFRSQHVTQVVMAGPINKPRALDLRPDWRAARILFSLAAKGDDAVLRAATAELEREGMTVVGAHEFTPDLTAPAGVLTRRAPSSREQEDIRLGWTLASALGSFDIGQCLVIKDGIVLAVEAIEGTDAAIARGGQLGGAGSVVIKRSKPGQDSRLDLPAVGLNTLRGMVAVGASCLAIEAGRCLFFDRAETLDFANTHDIAIVGHMDDGGTITGP, from the coding sequence ATGCCGACCACCCTTGGCGTTATCGCTGGCGGCGGGACCTTCCCCCACACCGTGGCCCAAACCGCTCACGCCCGGGGCTTCCGCGTCGTGGGCGTGGGTTTTCCATCCGATACACGGCCCGATTTTCCCAGCCAATGTGACGCCTTTTCCTGGCTCAAATTGGGCCAACTCGGACGTCTGATCGACTTTTTTCGTTCCCAACACGTCACCCAGGTGGTCATGGCCGGTCCAATCAACAAGCCCCGCGCCTTGGATTTGCGTCCTGATTGGCGCGCGGCCCGGATTCTCTTTTCCCTGGCGGCCAAGGGTGATGACGCAGTGCTCCGCGCCGCGACCGCCGAACTCGAACGCGAGGGCATGACCGTTGTCGGCGCCCATGAATTCACCCCGGATCTAACGGCGCCAGCCGGAGTCCTGACCCGTCGGGCTCCTTCGTCCCGCGAACAGGAAGACATCCGTTTGGGATGGACGTTGGCTTCGGCCTTGGGGAGCTTTGATATCGGCCAATGCCTAGTCATCAAGGACGGCATCGTCCTCGCGGTGGAAGCCATAGAGGGCACGGATGCGGCCATTGCCAGGGGTGGGCAGTTGGGTGGAGCGGGTAGCGTTGTTATCAAGCGATCCAAACCCGGGCAGGACTCCCGGCTGGATCTCCCCGCAGTGGGCCTGAACACCCTGCGTGGCATGGTCGCGGTGGGGGCTTCGTGTCTGGCCATCGAAGCCGGGCGGTGCCTCTTTTTCGACCGCGCTGAAACGCTGGATTTTGCCAACACGCACGATATCGCCATTGTCGGCCACATGGACGACGGCGGCACCATCACGGGCCCGTAA
- the thrC gene encoding threonine synthase, with protein MRESNKFPEYRGKMEYVCLGCGKRFPIDELHYTCPSCRGVFLLEDTRFEEMRSTSGEEWRAVFDHRAATKNPALRGIFRFYELMAPVLGEADIVYLGEGNTPIIRSSTALEDLVGHQMAFKNDGQNPSASFKDRGMACAFSYLRHLVARHGWEHVITICASTGDTSAAAALYAAYVGDPLKSVVLLPKGKVTAQQLSQPLGSGAMVLEIPGVFDDCMKVVEYLADHYRVALLNSKNAWRILGQESYAYEVAQWYDWDLRGKAVFVPIGNAGNVTAIMSGFLKLHRLGVIDRLPRIFGVQSEHADPVFRYYAQEPGQRVYAPVTVQPSVAQAAMIGNPVSFPRVEALVRSYEALAGAGAFQVVRVSEQRIIESMLLANRHGHIACTQGGECLAGLLKAKELGLVAADELAVLDSTAHALKFSGFQDLYFQNAFAKEYRISADPALSNAPRLVIGSEEKETLAVDAFTRQAAENVVSALGLTRRGTTV; from the coding sequence ATGCGAGAGTCCAACAAATTTCCCGAATATCGCGGGAAAATGGAGTATGTCTGTCTGGGGTGCGGGAAAAGATTTCCCATCGATGAATTGCATTATACCTGCCCCTCGTGTCGGGGGGTTTTTTTGCTTGAAGATACGCGCTTCGAGGAGATGCGGAGTACTTCCGGAGAAGAGTGGCGCGCGGTATTCGATCATCGCGCCGCGACGAAGAACCCGGCCCTGCGCGGTATTTTCCGTTTCTACGAGCTGATGGCGCCGGTTTTGGGCGAGGCCGATATTGTTTACCTTGGCGAGGGCAATACCCCCATTATCAGGTCCTCCACGGCGCTCGAGGATTTGGTTGGGCACCAGATGGCGTTCAAAAACGATGGCCAGAATCCGTCCGCGTCCTTCAAGGATCGTGGCATGGCCTGCGCGTTTTCTTATTTGCGGCATTTGGTCGCCAGGCACGGTTGGGAGCACGTCATCACCATTTGCGCGTCCACGGGCGATACCTCGGCGGCGGCGGCCCTGTACGCGGCCTATGTGGGTGACCCGCTGAAGTCCGTGGTTTTGCTGCCTAAGGGCAAGGTTACTGCCCAGCAGCTGTCGCAGCCCTTGGGTAGCGGCGCCATGGTTTTGGAAATCCCCGGCGTGTTCGATGACTGCATGAAGGTTGTTGAATACCTAGCGGACCACTATCGTGTCGCATTACTTAATTCGAAAAATGCGTGGCGTATTCTTGGGCAGGAGAGCTATGCCTACGAGGTTGCCCAATGGTATGATTGGGATTTGCGGGGCAAAGCCGTGTTTGTGCCCATAGGCAACGCCGGCAATGTCACCGCGATCATGAGCGGATTTTTAAAGCTGCATCGACTTGGGGTTATTGACCGGCTCCCGCGTATCTTCGGCGTTCAGTCCGAACACGCCGATCCGGTTTTTCGGTATTACGCCCAGGAGCCCGGACAGCGCGTCTACGCTCCGGTTACGGTTCAGCCGTCCGTGGCCCAGGCGGCCATGATCGGCAATCCCGTGTCCTTTCCCCGGGTCGAGGCCTTGGTCCGGTCCTACGAGGCCCTGGCTGGCGCTGGCGCGTTCCAGGTGGTGCGGGTCAGCGAGCAACGAATCATAGAATCCATGCTGCTTGCCAACCGGCACGGCCATATTGCGTGCACCCAGGGTGGCGAATGTTTGGCCGGTTTGCTCAAGGCCAAGGAATTGGGCCTTGTCGCCGCCGACGAACTGGCGGTCTTGGATTCCACGGCGCATGCGCTCAAGTTTTCGGGATTTCAGGATCTGTATTTTCAAAATGCCTTTGCCAAGGAGTATCGGATCAGCGCCGACCCGGCTTTGTCCAATGCGCCACGGTTGGTTATTGGCTCCGAGGAAAAAGAAACCCTGGCCGTGGATGCCTTTACCAGACAGGCTGCGGAAAATGTGGTCTCGGCGTTGGGGCTGACCAGACGGGGCACAACCGTTTAG
- a CDS encoding 4-hydroxybenzoate octaprenyltransferase, whose translation MAMLLSRMVKIEHSIFALPFAYLGMLWAEGGWPGFRVFGFLTLAMVAVRSFAMAMNRVLDLRFDAINPRTKDRPLVTGDLTVAQTLVFITLCAIVFTVACWGMNTLCLILAPVALLWSALYSLTKRVTHLCHFFLGSVLGLAPLAGWFAVTPHLALAPILLVLGVTLWVAGFDILYACQDEAFDRQVGLHSLPARLGVPTALALSTFAHAMAGIFFLLAGWAAGAGCIFAGVASVAAVVLLWEHRLISPADMSRVNFAFFTMNGFVAVFVFVGAVVDRLLA comes from the coding sequence ATCGCGATGCTGTTGTCACGCATGGTCAAGATCGAGCATTCGATTTTTGCCCTGCCGTTTGCGTATTTGGGCATGTTGTGGGCCGAGGGCGGCTGGCCTGGGTTTCGTGTGTTCGGTTTTTTGACACTGGCAATGGTGGCGGTCCGTTCCTTCGCCATGGCCATGAACCGGGTCCTGGACCTGCGTTTTGATGCCATCAATCCCAGAACCAAGGATCGCCCTTTGGTTACGGGGGACCTGACGGTCGCGCAAACCCTGGTGTTCATCACATTGTGCGCGATAGTATTCACTGTGGCCTGTTGGGGTATGAACACCCTTTGCCTGATCCTGGCTCCCGTGGCCTTGTTGTGGTCGGCCTTGTACAGCCTGACCAAGCGGGTTACCCATTTGTGCCATTTTTTTCTGGGATCCGTCTTGGGCTTGGCTCCCTTGGCCGGATGGTTCGCCGTGACCCCGCACCTAGCCCTGGCTCCAATTCTTCTTGTCCTGGGTGTGACCCTGTGGGTCGCTGGCTTTGATATATTGTATGCATGCCAGGATGAAGCCTTCGACCGTCAGGTGGGGTTGCATTCGCTGCCTGCCCGTTTGGGCGTCCCCACGGCCTTGGCCCTTTCCACTTTTGCCCATGCCATGGCCGGTATCTTTTTTTTGCTCGCGGGCTGGGCGGCCGGAGCGGGATGTATTTTTGCCGGCGTGGCCTCGGTGGCCGCCGTCGTCTTGCTTTGGGAGCATCGCCTGATTTCTCCCGCGGACATGAGCCGGGTTAATTTCGCTTTTTTCACGATGAATGGTTTTGTGGCGGTGTTTGTTTTTGTCGGCGCGGTCGTGGACCGTTTGCTGGCTTGA
- a CDS encoding tyrosine--tRNA ligase, producing MIDQELERQLGQIRRGSVEIINEEELVAKLRRGEPLRVKAGFDPTAPDLHLGHTVLIQKLKHFQELGHQVVFLIGDFTGMIGDPTGKSETRKKLTRAEVLRNAETYKRQIFKILDPSKTEIAFNSSWMDSFTAADFIELCSRYTVARMLERDDFDKRFKGNQPISIHEFLYPLVQGYDSVALRADVELGGTDQKFNLLMGRHIQREHGQAAQVVLTMPILEGLDGVQKMSKSLGNYVGIDEAPADMFGKLMSISDNLMWRYFELLSDKSLNEIENLRQQVDAGEAHPKTVKEDLAQEIVTRFHGAEAALAARVGFNSVFAQQGIPEDIPVYEIAAGTSLVDVLSGSGVCPSKGDARRMCKQAAVSIDGRKEDDFAFLFTEGTYVLKVGKKRFLKVEVA from the coding sequence ATGATAGATCAAGAGCTGGAGCGGCAGCTTGGACAAATTCGGCGTGGAAGCGTGGAGATTATCAACGAAGAAGAACTTGTGGCCAAACTGCGTCGGGGCGAGCCGTTGCGGGTCAAGGCCGGGTTTGACCCGACCGCGCCTGATTTGCATCTCGGGCACACGGTCCTTATTCAGAAGCTGAAACATTTTCAGGAATTAGGACATCAGGTTGTTTTTCTAATCGGTGATTTCACGGGTATGATCGGAGATCCCACAGGCAAGTCCGAAACCCGTAAAAAATTGACCCGGGCCGAGGTGTTGCGCAACGCCGAAACGTACAAAAGGCAGATTTTCAAGATCCTGGATCCATCCAAGACCGAGATCGCCTTTAATTCGTCATGGATGGATTCGTTCACGGCCGCCGATTTTATCGAGCTGTGCTCCCGTTATACGGTCGCCCGCATGCTGGAGCGTGATGATTTTGACAAGCGTTTCAAGGGGAATCAGCCCATTTCCATTCACGAATTTCTCTATCCCCTTGTCCAGGGGTATGATTCCGTGGCCTTGCGGGCGGATGTCGAACTTGGTGGCACGGATCAAAAATTTAATTTGCTCATGGGACGGCACATCCAGCGCGAGCATGGGCAGGCCGCTCAGGTTGTCCTGACCATGCCGATTCTCGAAGGCCTGGATGGTGTCCAGAAAATGAGCAAGTCCCTGGGGAATTACGTTGGGATCGACGAGGCGCCAGCGGATATGTTTGGCAAGCTCATGTCCATTTCCGACAATCTCATGTGGCGTTATTTTGAGCTCCTGTCGGACAAATCCTTGAACGAGATCGAAAACCTGCGCCAGCAGGTCGATGCTGGCGAGGCGCATCCCAAGACCGTCAAGGAGGATTTGGCCCAGGAGATCGTGACGCGTTTTCATGGCGCGGAAGCAGCCTTGGCGGCTCGGGTTGGATTCAATTCCGTTTTCGCCCAGCAGGGGATTCCCGAGGACATTCCGGTTTATGAGATTGCCGCCGGCACGTCTTTGGTCGACGTGTTGAGTGGAAGCGGTGTCTGTCCATCCAAGGGCGACGCCAGGCGGATGTGCAAGCAGGCGGCCGTATCCATTGATGGCCGGAAGGAAGATGATTTTGCTTTTCTCTTCACCGAGGGGACGTATGTGCTCAAAGTGGGGAAAAAGCGTTTTCTCAAGGTCGAGGTGGCTTAG
- a CDS encoding YmdB family metallophosphoesterase, which yields MRLLFLGDIVGRPGRQMVRDHLPRLRRELHLDAVLANAENASGGLGLSAKSARELRRHGVDVLTSGNHIWKFPDIQDVLRSEPWLLRPANYPDPSPGTGFGIYAVEGHPPLVVINLQGRTFMSAVDCPFAVAERLMADVPAGAVVVVDVHAEATSEKRALAHMLRGRAGLVVGTHTHVQTNDACVLDGATGFITDLGMCGPMNSCLGMDNDIILNKFRSCRPQRFVVAGGECMLNGVLADVDEGRCRSITAWKYTAASERMDV from the coding sequence ATGCGTCTTTTGTTCCTTGGAGATATTGTCGGCAGACCCGGGCGGCAGATGGTGAGAGACCATCTGCCGCGTTTGCGTCGTGAGTTGCACCTGGATGCCGTCCTGGCCAATGCGGAGAACGCCTCCGGCGGCTTGGGCCTTTCCGCCAAAAGCGCGCGGGAGCTGCGCCGCCATGGGGTCGATGTGTTGACCAGCGGTAACCATATTTGGAAGTTTCCGGATATCCAGGATGTGCTGCGGTCCGAGCCCTGGCTGTTGCGCCCTGCGAATTATCCCGATCCCTCTCCCGGGACGGGTTTTGGTATTTATGCCGTCGAGGGGCATCCTCCGCTGGTGGTCATCAATCTCCAAGGGCGGACGTTCATGAGCGCGGTGGATTGTCCTTTTGCCGTGGCGGAACGCCTCATGGCCGATGTCCCGGCGGGTGCCGTGGTCGTGGTTGACGTGCACGCCGAGGCCACCTCCGAAAAGCGGGCCTTGGCCCATATGCTTCGTGGCCGGGCTGGACTTGTGGTGGGAACGCATACGCATGTCCAGACCAACGATGCCTGTGTTTTGGACGGTGCAACCGGGTTTATCACGGATCTGGGCATGTGCGGTCCCATGAATTCATGTTTGGGCATGGATAATGACATTATTTTGAATAAATTTCGGTCGTGCCGCCCCCAGCGATTTGTCGTGGCCGGGGGCGAGTGCATGCTCAACGGAGTGCTGGCCGATGTGGACGAGGGGCGATGCCGAAGTATCACGGCATGGAAATATACAGCAGCAAGCGAGCGGATGGACGTATGA
- the rny gene encoding ribonuclease Y, protein MASQVIITAFICIGLGGVVGFWFKKYLMDQEFEDARNLSERILDEAKKEAQAQKKELLLQGQDEIFALKKEVEQDAKDREREFKKNEARLQSKEERLEKKLESLALKESELVNLEKKVARQERAIDEKEAQLQDVISEQQSKLEEISGLTADEARARLIQDIESKARHEAAKMVRVIEVEAQETAHRKAQMIIASAVQRYAGDYVSEHTVSAVELPSEDMKGRIIGREGRNIRALEAATGVDLIIDDTPETVILSAYSPLRREVAKRSLERLISDGRIHPARIEDVVKKVEKEMDVQIREIGEQATFDLGVHGIHPEIVRLLGQLKFRTSFTQNVLQHSLEVAFLCGIMAAELGLDVKKAKRAGLLHDLGKAVDHEVEGPHALIGADIAKKYNEASDIVNAIAAHHEDVPPKSVLAVLVQAADSLSGARPGARKELLESYVKRLEELEGIATGFQGVTRAFAIQAGREVRVTVDCDAVNDDQVYLLSKDIAKQIEEKMTYPGQIRVTVIREKRAVGIAK, encoded by the coding sequence ATGGCAAGCCAAGTAATTATCACCGCGTTTATCTGTATTGGTCTCGGCGGTGTCGTGGGTTTTTGGTTCAAGAAGTATTTGATGGATCAAGAGTTTGAGGACGCTCGAAATTTGTCCGAACGTATCCTCGACGAGGCCAAGAAAGAGGCTCAGGCGCAGAAGAAAGAGCTTTTGCTCCAAGGGCAGGACGAAATCTTCGCCCTGAAAAAAGAAGTTGAGCAGGACGCCAAGGACCGCGAGCGCGAATTCAAGAAAAATGAAGCCCGCTTGCAAAGCAAGGAGGAGAGGCTGGAAAAAAAGTTGGAAAGCTTGGCTTTGAAGGAAAGCGAGCTGGTCAACCTGGAAAAGAAAGTCGCGCGCCAGGAACGGGCTATTGATGAAAAAGAGGCGCAATTGCAGGATGTTATTTCCGAGCAGCAAAGCAAGCTTGAAGAAATTTCCGGGCTTACGGCCGACGAGGCGCGGGCCCGCTTGATTCAGGATATCGAAAGCAAGGCCCGCCATGAAGCGGCCAAAATGGTCCGCGTCATCGAGGTCGAAGCGCAGGAAACGGCGCATCGCAAGGCGCAGATGATCATCGCCAGCGCCGTGCAGCGTTATGCTGGGGATTATGTTTCGGAGCATACGGTCAGTGCCGTGGAACTGCCCAGCGAGGACATGAAGGGACGGATTATTGGCCGGGAAGGACGCAATATTCGCGCTTTGGAGGCCGCCACTGGCGTGGATCTCATCATCGACGATACTCCCGAAACGGTCATTCTTTCCGCCTATAGTCCGCTGCGGCGGGAAGTCGCCAAGCGTTCCCTGGAGCGTCTGATCAGCGATGGGCGCATTCACCCCGCGCGGATCGAGGATGTGGTCAAGAAGGTCGAAAAAGAAATGGATGTGCAGATCCGGGAAATCGGTGAGCAAGCCACGTTTGATCTGGGTGTTCATGGCATTCATCCGGAAATTGTGCGTTTGCTTGGGCAGTTGAAATTCCGGACAAGCTTCACCCAGAACGTGTTGCAGCATTCCCTCGAAGTTGCTTTTTTGTGTGGCATCATGGCGGCCGAATTGGGTCTGGATGTTAAAAAGGCCAAGCGCGCCGGTCTGTTGCACGATTTGGGCAAAGCCGTGGATCACGAGGTTGAAGGCCCTCATGCGCTCATTGGGGCCGATATCGCCAAGAAGTACAACGAGGCCAGCGACATTGTGAACGCCATTGCCGCCCATCACGAGGATGTTCCGCCAAAGAGCGTGTTGGCCGTTCTGGTCCAGGCCGCGGATAGCCTTTCCGGCGCGCGTCCGGGGGCCCGCAAGGAATTGCTCGAGAGCTACGTCAAGCGCCTGGAGGAACTGGAGGGAATCGCCACCGGTTTCCAAGGCGTGACAAGGGCCTTTGCCATCCAGGCGGGTCGAGAAGTCCGGGTCACGGTCGACTGTGACGCGGTGAACGATGATCAGGTTTATTTGCTGAGCAAGGATATCGCCAAGCAAATCGAGGAAAAAATGACTTATCCCGGCCAGATCCGGGTCACGGTGATCCGTGAGAAGCGCGCGGTGGGCATCGCCAAGTAA
- a CDS encoding cell division protein ZapA, whose translation MPGYNIHVLGLDLSFSTEAPPERLNKAVDFLQSRYDDLENRGRHLSKERLLTYLALSLADDYLLDKDKLQQLEARLQQIVSRIDISEK comes from the coding sequence ATGCCCGGATACAATATACACGTTCTCGGTCTGGACTTGTCCTTTTCGACCGAGGCCCCGCCCGAGAGATTGAACAAGGCGGTAGATTTTCTTCAAAGTCGATACGATGACCTTGAAAATCGAGGACGACATCTGAGCAAGGAGCGATTGCTGACGTATTTGGCGTTGAGCTTGGCTGACGATTATTTGCTTGATAAAGATAAATTGCAGCAACTTGAGGCCCGGTTGCAGCAAATTGTCTCTCGAATAGATATATCAGAAAAGTGA